In Leucoraja erinacea ecotype New England chromosome 11, Leri_hhj_1, whole genome shotgun sequence, the following are encoded in one genomic region:
- the zcchc10 gene encoding zinc finger CCHC domain-containing protein 10, translating into MATPMHRLIARRQAEANKQHVRCQKCLEYGHWTYECTGKRKYLHRPSRTAQLKKTLKDKQNKLALPTSGQGNTEKKIKKKRSQSISSSSSSTSTDSSSDSETSSNSSTSGSSSSDEDSSSTDSSSSSSTSSSSETSSSDSDSDSSSSSSMSSSDEEPPKKRQKS; encoded by the exons ATGGCGACCCCTATGCACAGGCTGATCGCTCGCAGGCAGGC GGAAGCCAATAAACAGCATGTTCGATGTCAAAAATGTTTAGAATATGGGCACTGGACCTACGAGTGTACTGGAAAACGGAAGTATCTACACAGACCATCGCGAACCGCGCAGTTAAAGAAGActttaaaagacaaacaaaataaACTAGCATTGCCAACAAG CGGACAAGGAAATACGGAAAAGAAGATAAAGAAGAAAAG GTCCcagagcatcagcagcagcagcagcagtacttCAACCGACTCTTCATCAGACAGTGAAACATCATCCAACTCCTCGACATCAGGAAGCAGCAGCAGCGACGAAGACAGTTCGTCAACCGACAGCTCCTCGTCTTCCTCAACTTCTTCATCAAGTGAAACTTCATCTTCGGATTCCGACTCTGACTCTAGTTCCAGCAGCAGTATGAGCAGCTCGGATGAGGAACCACCAAAAAAGAGGCAGAAATCGTGA